One genomic region from Ananas comosus cultivar F153 unplaced genomic scaffold, ASM154086v1, whole genome shotgun sequence encodes:
- the LOC109703928 gene encoding uncharacterized protein LOC109703928, giving the protein MSECPSVSCGEVSTNSSEEKTLKLESDKFALCQKLPEIEKRKEVREETEEEERRRRVYEYTSGEDDDYVRPDGTRRRTREEWALYYKQIKESEGFDVDPFPGTFEFGLTALTNFEEEGLIKCAKQAIEHFNKENNTSYEFVKIEKTTCIVAAGYWYNITFLANNYKVDDVEARTQTFQAKVWYGLRGDISVSLCRLKPAPS; this is encoded by the exons ATGTCGGAATGCCCCAG TGTTAGCTGTGGCGAAGTTTCAACAAATTCTTCTGAAGAGAAGACACTGAAATTAGAATCAGACAAATTTGCACTTTGTCAAAAGTTGCCAGAaattgagaaaagaaaagaggtcAGGGAAGagacagaggaggaggagaggaggaggagagtttATGAATATACTTCTGGTGAAGATGATGATTACGTTCGGCCAGACGGTACACGGAGGAGGACTCGAGAAGAGTGGGCTTTATACTACAAACAAATTAAGGAGAGCGAG GGATTTGATGTTGATCCATTTCCGGGCACGTTTGAATTTGGTCTTACGGCGCTAACAAATTTCGAAGAGGAAGGTCTCATCAAATGTGCAAAACAAGCAATCGAGCACTTTAACAAGGAAAAT AATACCAGCTATGAGTTTGTGAAGATAGAGAAGACAACTTGCATCGTTGCAGCAGGATATTGGTATAATATCACTTTTCTAGCCAATAATTATAAGGTTGATGATGTTGAAGCTAGAACTCAAACTTTTCAAGCTAAAGTCTGGTATGGACTACGCGGTGATATTAGTGTTTCCCTTTGCCGGCTTAAACCAGCTCCAAGTTAg
- the LOC109703927 gene encoding uncharacterized protein LOC109703927: protein MSERPSVSCGEVSTDSSEGKTHKLDSDKSALCQKLPEIEKRKEVKEETEEEEERRVYEYTSGEDDDYVWPDGKRRRTREEWALYYKQIKESEGFDVDPSPDTFEFGLTALTNFEDESLIKCAKRAIEHFNEENNTSHEFVKIEKTTCIVAAGCSYNITFLAKDYKVDVEARAQTFQAKVWHGLCGEISVSFCRLKPVPS from the exons TGTTAGCTGTGGCGAAGTTTCAACAGATTCTTCTGAAGGGAAGACACATAAATTAGATTCAGACAAATCTGCACTTTGTCAAAAGTTGCCAGAAATCGAAAAACGAAAAGAGGTCAAGGAAgagacggaggaggaggaggagaggagagttTATGAATATACTTCCGGTGAAGATGATGATTACGTCTGGCCAGACGGTAAGCGCAGGAGGACCCGAGAAGAGTGGGCTTTATACTACAAACAAATTAAGGAGAGCGag GGATTTGATGTTGATCCATCTCCGGACACGTTTGAATTTGGTCTTACGGCGCTAACAAATTTCGAAGATGAAAGTCTCATCAAATGTGCAAAACGAGCAATCGAGCACTTTAATGAGGAAAAT AATACCAGCCATGAGTTTGTGAAGATCGAGAAGACAACTTGTATCGTTGCAGCAGGATGTTCCTATAATATCACTTTTCTAGCCAAGGATTATAAGGTTGATGTTGAAGCTAGAGCTCAAACTTTTCAAGCTAAAGTCTGGCATGGACTATGCGGTGAAATTAGTGTTTCCTTTTGCCGGCTTAAACCGGTTCCAAGTTAG